From the Streptococcus halotolerans genome, the window TTATTGATGAGATAATGAAGGTTTTTTCCTATTCGGAAGTTCCTTTTGTGTTAGGTTTTGTGTTTATACAAATGTTGTGTTTATGGCTTTTGGAAGGAAATGACTAAATAAAAACTAAAAAATTTTGTTTTCATTGGCAAAAATGTGTTGAAATACGAACGATTGTTTGGTAATATATAGTTATCGTTCAATTAAAAGGAGTTCTATTTTTAAAAATGGAAAAATTTTTCAACTTAAAAGAAAACGGTACGACAGTCCGTACTGAAATTATGGCTGGCTTAACAACTTTCTTTGCTATGAGCTACATTCTCTTTGTCAATCCAAGCCTTTTGGGTGCTGCTGGAATGCCAACCCAAGCTGTTTTCTTAGCTACCATTATCTCAGCTGTTATTTCAACCTTAATCATGGGACTTTTCGCCAATGTTCCCTATGCACTGGCTCCTGGGATGGGATTAAATGCCTTTTTTACCTATACAGTTGTTTTTGGGCTAGGATTTACTTGGCAGGAAGCTTTAGCAATGGTTTTTATTTGTGGTTTGTTTAACATTTTTATCACTGTGACCAAAGTTCGTAAGAGCATTATTAAGGCTATCCCTGTGAGTCTTCAACATGCCATTGGTGGTGGTATCGGTGTTTTTGTTGCTTATCTTGGTTTCAAAAACGCTAATATCATTACTTTTTCTACCTCGGCTAAAGATATCATTAGTCTTAATGGATCATCTCCAGCATCAGCTGATTTATCTAAGGGGGTGACTTCAGTCCTAGCAGGTGGGGGCGTTGTACCTGCCATATCAACGTTTACTGATCCAGCTGTTATTCTTGCTATTATTGGGCTTTTTATAACAGCAGTTCTTGTGATTAAAAATGTTCGTGGTGCTATTTTAATTGGTATTGTGACAACAACACTTATCGGTATTCCCATGGGTGTCGTTGACCTCTCTACAATAAGTTTTTCAAATAATATTGGTTCAGCCTTTGGTGAATTGGGAATAACATTTTTTGCAGCCTTTGGAGGTATGAAATCACTATTCAATGATTCAACCCGTCTCCCACTGGTTTTAATGACCATTTTTGCCTTTTCGCTCTCAGATACTTTTGACACACTTGGCACGTTTATCGGTACAGGTCGTCGTACAGGTATTTTCTCTGCAGAAGATGAAGCCTCTCTTGAAAATTCGTCAGGATTCTCTTCGAAAATGGATCGTGCTCTTTTCGCGGATGCTATTGGAACTTCAATTGGTGCTCTCTTTGGTACTTCTAATACAACAACCTATGTTGAATCAGCAGCAGGTATTGCTGAAGGTGGACGGACAGGTTTGACAGCTGTCGCAACAGCTTGTGGATTTTTAGTGTCAGTCTTTCTATTGCCAATTATTGGAGTTGTACCTGCAGCAGCGACAGCACCGGCGCTTATCATTGTTGGTGTTATGATGGTATCATCATTTCTTGATGTCGATTGGAGTAATTTCGAAGATGCGCTACCAGCTTTCTTTGCCGCCTTCTTTATGGCACTATGTTACTCTATTTCATATGGAATCGCTGCCGCCTTTATTTTCTATTGCTTAGTTAAAGTGGTTAAAGGGAAAGCTAAAGACATTCACCCCATTCTTTGGGGGGCAACAGCTCTCTTTATTCTCAATTTTGTTATCTTAGCGATTCTCTAATTATCAAAGTGAAAATCATCAGCCTAGTGCTGGTGATTTTTCATACCCTGAACTTACAAATGAATTGTGACAAAGCCTGTCTCCTATGGTATAATGTAGTCTATGTATAAGGTTAATAATGAGTCTGAGTTAATAGATTTTGGAGAAAAAATAGGTTCAAAATTAGAAATAGGTGACATCCTTATCCTGACTGGTGATCTTGGTACTGGGAAAACAACTTTCACCAAGGGACTGGCAAGAGGACTCGAGATTGGACAAATGATTAAAAGCCCCACTTATACCATTGTTAGAGAATATGAAGGCCGTTTGCCTCTTTACCATTTGGATGTTTACCGTATTGGTGAT encodes:
- a CDS encoding NCS2 family permease, which codes for MEKFFNLKENGTTVRTEIMAGLTTFFAMSYILFVNPSLLGAAGMPTQAVFLATIISAVISTLIMGLFANVPYALAPGMGLNAFFTYTVVFGLGFTWQEALAMVFICGLFNIFITVTKVRKSIIKAIPVSLQHAIGGGIGVFVAYLGFKNANIITFSTSAKDIISLNGSSPASADLSKGVTSVLAGGGVVPAISTFTDPAVILAIIGLFITAVLVIKNVRGAILIGIVTTTLIGIPMGVVDLSTISFSNNIGSAFGELGITFFAAFGGMKSLFNDSTRLPLVLMTIFAFSLSDTFDTLGTFIGTGRRTGIFSAEDEASLENSSGFSSKMDRALFADAIGTSIGALFGTSNTTTYVESAAGIAEGGRTGLTAVATACGFLVSVFLLPIIGVVPAAATAPALIIVGVMMVSSFLDVDWSNFEDALPAFFAAFFMALCYSISYGIAAAFIFYCLVKVVKGKAKDIHPILWGATALFILNFVILAIL
- the tsaE gene encoding tRNA (adenosine(37)-N6)-threonylcarbamoyltransferase complex ATPase subunit type 1 TsaE; this translates as MYKVNNESELIDFGEKIGSKLEIGDILILTGDLGTGKTTFTKGLARGLEIGQMIKSPTYTIVREYEGRLPLYHLDVYRIGDDPDSIDLDTFLFGDGVTVIEWGELIEHHLPENYLKITIEVDGQGRRLSLTGKGLKYQELIGELT